Proteins encoded within one genomic window of Siniperca chuatsi isolate FFG_IHB_CAS linkage group LG4, ASM2008510v1, whole genome shotgun sequence:
- the duox gene encoding dual oxidase 1 isoform X3, with amino-acid sequence MNIHIPKGDPVFDPTATGKVLLPFQRGPWDKESGQSPSNPRTQVNLVTAWMDGSSIYGPSASWSDSLRSFSGGLLTSDSEWNMPNQGTGRSFMWSAADPSTGDHGAHGLYELGNAWANENMFTAAEGIIWFRYHNYVASRLHEEHPEWADEKLFQNARKTVVATFQNIALYEWLPGYLGDKKLPPYPGYRKFVDPGISPEFEAAAIRFGITMAPPGVYMRNRTCHFQKIVNIDGSLSPAMRLCNSFWKRQRINVKTSQDVDDLLMGMASQIAEREDNIVVEDLRDFMYGPLRFTRTDLVAMTIQRGRDFGLRSYTEVRKALDLPPVKTFEEINSELNSTNPQLLHDIAELYNRDISKLELFPGGLLESLDGPGPVFSAIILDQFERIRNGDRFWFENKQNGLFTDEEIQVIRNMTFHDVLIAVTSAEATDIQNNVFFWKDGDPCPQPTQLNASMLHPCTNATKLNYFDGSKAGFGIFIIVLFLFPVVSFLVACMVACLRKYRYRKFQRRRKAGNRTVEPAVGITAYEWQGHKKPLHPVSVEVDEKRRLQVFDRSGSIHRCLNLGNQDYLDVLLSNDRHHKALLLKVSKEYDLVLFFDDESKRAAFFKHLHPGVTDIGQEIRVKEMREVELLKEALTREQRAQIVETFIRHAFSKVLEIEKCDAGDMSGVSHKKAKEVLQCELAASEFADALGLKSDSLFVDSMFTLADKDGNGYLSFQEFLDVMVIFMKGSPEEKSKLMFSMNDIGGTGFLSKEEFARMLRSFIEISNGALSKSQAEEGIKAMMQAAGFDDKEKITWEDFHFLLRDHEKELQFAQLNVKGMEKQGGKKLLSRDQRVSFICPANSSNNTQGQEIRRRKKLSVNTPNVYVKPKREQYIRNPIQQKIQQFKRFIENYRRHIVCFIIVYGITAGVTLERCYYYSLQAESTGIPETSVVGIVVSRGSAAAVSFLFPYMLLTVCRNLITLCRETILNRYIPFDAAIDFHRFMAMTAIILAIVHSLGHVVNIYIFSISDLSILACLFPKVLSNNGSELPQKWSWWFFQTVPGMTGVLLLFTFAFMYVFASHYFRRISFRGFWITHYLYIVVYILTVVHGSFALLQEPRFYIYLIPPALLFLLDKLISLSRKKVEIPVVRAELLPSGVTHLEFKRPQGFVYRSGQWVRIACLMLGTDEYHPFTLTSAPHEETLSLHIRAVGPWTSQLRELYTEESLLELGAYPKLYLDGPFGEGHQEWTDFEVSVLVGGGIGVTPFASILKDLVFKSSIKSKIQCKKVYFIWVTRTQRQFEWVSDIIREVEEMDTMELVSVHTYITQVAEKFDLRTTMLYVCERHFQKVWNRSLFTGLRSVTHFGRPPLVSFFSSLQEVHPEVGKIGVFSCGPPGLTKNVEKACQQMNKRDQAHFIHHYENF; translated from the exons ATGAACATCCATATCCCAAAAGGTGACCCTGTCTTTGACCCTACTGCCACCGGAAAAGTTCTGCTGCCTTTTCAGAGAGGACCATGGGACAAAGAGTCCGGCCAGAGTCCCAGTAACCCTCGCACACAG GTGAACTTGGTGACAGCATGGATGGATGGCAGCTCCATCTATGGCCCCTCCGCATCCTGGTCTGACTCCCTGAGAAGCTTCTCTGGAGGGCTCTTGACTTCAGACTCTGAGTGGAACATGCCAAATCAAGGAACAGGACGCAGTTTCATGTGGAGTGCTGCTGACCCCTCTACAGGAGATCATGGAGCCCATGGCCTTTATG AGTTGGGAAATGCCTGGGCCAATGAGAACATGTTCACAGCAGCAGAGGGGATTATCTGGTTTCGCTACCACAATTATGTAGCCTCCAGACTGCATGAGGAACACCCAGAGTGGGCAGACGAAAAGCTGTTTCAAAACGCCAGGAAGACAGTTGTGGCCACATTCCAG AATATTGCTCTCTACGAATGGCTGCCTGGATATCTTGGAGACAAAAAGCTTCCTCCTTACCCAG GTTACCGGAAATTTGTTGATCCGGGGATCTCTCCTGAGTTTGAGGCTGCTGCCATACGATTTGGCATCACTATGGCCCCACCTGGTGTTTATATGAG AAACAGAACCTGTCATTTTCAGAAGATTGTCAACATAGATGGCAGCTTATCACCAGCAATGCGTCTTTGTAACAGCTTTTGGAAACGGCAG AGAATCAATGTGAAGACTAGCCAGGATGTAGACGACCTCCTCATGGGCATGGCTTCCCAGAttgcagagagagaagacaatATTGTTGTGGAGGACCTGAGAG ATTTCATGTACGGACCCCTAAGGTTCACCCGGACAGATCTGGTGGCCATGACCATCCAAAGAGGAAGAGACTTTGGTCTTCGTAGTTACACTGAGGTCAGAAAAGCTCTGGATCTGCCTCCTGTCAAGACATTTGAGGAAATAAATTCTGAGCTCAACAGCACCAACCCACAG TTGCTCCACGATATTGCAGAACTGTATAACAGAGACATCTCAAAACTGGAACTCTTCCCTGGAGGACTGCTGGAGTCTCTCGATGGTCCAGGTCCAGTTTTCTCCGCCATAATCCTGGACCAGTTTGAACGCATCAGAAACGGAGACCGCTTCTGGTTTGAGAACAAACAGAATGG TTTGTTCACAGATGAGGAGATCCAGGTGATCCGCAACATGACCTTTCATGACGTCCTTATTGCAGTCACAAGTGCAGAAGCCACTGATATACAGAATAATGTGTTCTTCTGGAAGGATG GTGATCCTTGTCCTCAGCCCACACAGCTGAATGCATCAATGCTCCATCCCTGCACTAATGCTACCAAACTTAATTACTTTGATGGGAGCAAAGCTGGCTTTGGGATATTCATCATTGTTCTGTTCCTCTTTCCTGTTG TTAGTTTTCTAGTGGCCTGTATGGTGGCGTGTCTCCGCAAGTACAGGTACAGGAAgttccagagaagaagaaaagctgGTAACAGAACAGTCGAGCCAGCTGTGGGAATCACTG CCTATGAGTGGCAGGGCCATAAAAAACCTCTGCATCCTGTCAGTGTGGAGGTCGATGAGAAGAGGAGGCTGCAGGTCTTTGACAGATCTGGGTCCATTCACCGTTGCCTCAACCTGGGCAACCAGGACTACCTAGATGTCCTTCTCTCCAACGACCGTCACCACAAAGCTCTGCTGCTCAAAGTATCAAAAGAGTACGACCTG GTGCTGTTTTTTGATGACGAGAGCAAACGTGCAGCATTTTTCAAGCATCTGCACCCGGGGGTGACAGACATTGGGCAGGAGATTAGAGTGAAGGAGATGAGAGAAGTGGAACTGCTGAAGGAGGCTTTAACCAGAGAGCAGAGGGCTCAGATTGTGGAAACTTTCATCCGACACGCTTTCTCTAAG GTCTTGGAAATAGAGAAGTGTGACGCTGGGGACATGAGTGGCGTTTCCCACAAGAAAGCCAAAGAGGTTCTCCAGTGCGAGCTGGCAGCGTCTGAGTTTGCAGATGCGCTGGGCCTCAAGTCTGACTCCTTATTTGTGGACTCCATGTTCACACTAGCTGATAAAGATGGAAACGGTTACCTCTCCTTCCAAGAGTTTCTTGATGTGATGGTTATCTTTATGAAAG GGTCTCCTGAGGAAAAATCCAAACTGATGTTTTCCATGAACGACATTGGTGGAACTGGTTTCTTGTCAAAAGAAGAATTTGCCAGGATGCTCAG GTCTTTCATTGAAATCTCCAACGGTGCGCTGTCAAAGAGCCAGGCAGAGGAAGGCATCAAGGCCATGATGCAGGCCGCAGGCTTTGATGACAAGGAGAAAATCACATGGGAGGACTTCCATTTCCTCCTGCGGGACCACGAGAAAGAGCTGCAGTTTGCCCAACTCAATGTCAAAG GGATGGAGAAACAAGGGGGGAAGAAGCTTCTGAGTCGAGACCAGAGAGTGTCCTTCATCTGTCCAGCAAACAG cagcaacaacacacaAGGACAGGAGATACGCAGACGGAAAAA gTTAAGTGTCAACACTCCAAATGTCTATGTGAAGCCCAAGCGTGAGCAGTACATAAGAAACCCAATCCAGCAGAAGATCCAGCAGTTCAAACGTTTCATTGAGAATTATCGCCGTCATATTGTCTGCTTCATCATCGTTTACGGCATCACAGCTGGCGTGACTCTTGAAAGATGTTACT ACTACAGTTTACAGGCCGAATCTACAGGTATCCCTGAGACTTCAGTGGTAGGCATCGTCGTCTCCCGTGGCTCGGCAGCCGCCGTCTCCTTTCTGTTTCCCTACATGCTCCTCACTGTGTGTCGCAACCTCATCACGCTGTGCCGAGAGACGATCCTCAACCGATACATCCCCTTTGATGCTGCTATCGATTTCCATCGCTTCATGGCCATGACTGCCATCATCCTAGCAA TTGTTCATAGTTTGGGCCATGTGGTCAACATCTACATCTTCTCCATCAGTGACCTCAGCATCCTGGCTTGTCTGTTCCCCAAAGTTTTATCCAACAATGG gTCTGAACTTCCTCAGAAGTGGTCGTGGTGGTTCTTTCAAACCGTTCCAG GAATGACTGGTGTCTTGCTTCTTTTTACTTttgcatttatgtatgtttttgcctCACACTATTTCCGTCGCATCAGTTTTCGTGGGTTTTGGATCACACATTACCTCTACATTGTTGTGTACATTCTA ACAGTTGTTCATGGCAGTTTTGCCCTGCTCCAAGAGCCCCGTTTCTACATCTATTTAATTCCACCTGCACTGCTCTTCCTGCTGGACAAACTTATCAGCTTGAGCAGGAAGAAGGTGGAGATCCCGGTGGTCAGAGCTGagctgctgccttcag GTGTGACACATCTGGAGTTCAAGCGACCTCAGGGCTTTGTGTACCGTTCAGGCCAGTGGGTTCGCATTGCATGCCTGATGTTGGGCACAGATGAGTACCACCCATTCACACTGACGTCAGCACCTCACGAAGAGACCTTGAGCCTGCACATCCGAGCTGTGGGGCCCTGGACCAGCCAGCTCCGAGAGCTCTACACTGAAGAAAGCCTGCTCGAGCTCGGAGCCTATCCAAAG TTGTACTTGGATGGCCCGTTTGGTGAGGGCCATCAGGAGTGGACTGACTTTGAGGTGTCTGTTCTGGTGGGAGGAGGAATTGGAGTCACTCCATTCGCCTCCATCCTCAAAGACCTGGTGTTCAAGTCCTCCATCAAGTCCAAGATTCAGTGTAAAAAG GTGTACTTCATCTGGGTGACACGAACACAACGTCAGTTTGAGTGGGTTTCAGACATCAtcagggaggtggaggagatggACACCATGGAGCTGGTCTCAGTCCACACTTACATCACTCAGGTGGCCGAAAAGTTCGACCTCCGCACCACCATGCTG TACGTGTGTGAGCGCCACTTTCAGAAGGTGTGGAATCGCAGTCTCTTCACTGGCCTCCGGTCCGTCACCCACTTCGGCCGTCCACCCTTGGTGTCGTTTTTCAGCTCACTGCAGGAAGTTCACCCTGAG GTGGGTAAAATTGGTGTATTCAGCTGTGGACCGCCTGGACTGACCAAGAACGTGGAGAAAGCTTGTCAGCAGATGAACAAGAGGGATCAGGCCCATTTTATACATCACTATGAGAACTTCTAA